The following DNA comes from Quercus robur chromosome 1, dhQueRobu3.1, whole genome shotgun sequence.
ATATTATTCGACATCTTTTTAAAAAGTATGCTTCAAAAATTCagtataaaaatatgaaaacaatgAAAAATCTGTATGTGCATAGTACGAGTATAATACATTTATAAAAAGTgagtaaaaaataagaaaatatttaccatatacttttttttagataaatacaataATCTTTGCATCATGACATTTTAACTCTTACCAAGTGTGATATAATTATTGGAACATCCACATATAATCATGGTCACAAAACTAGGCATGATTATTATGAGTTATGTAGAATCAGGGTTGAAATCTTCATTCAACCTATTAttgaatcataaaaataaataataaataaataaaacaagtgAAATTCTAATGACCAAAAAAAAGgtacaatactttcataacagTCTTAGTTTTAGTTGTGGTGGGtttgaatataatattttattatttcattttattttattttgacctatagtGAGCTAACACATCAACTAttatgacattttgttgtgtttttagcacaacttataaaaaatgtacccaatattattattgttgttgttattttgtgttgcataattattttgtttttatttaattttaggatttaataaagtaaaatatattaaactataagtctataagagcattagcattcgAAATTGCACAAtagtttctattttaccatgtaaaaagctattttatctattatacaatattattttacaatacatccaccgtctcaacttttattttaacatataacactttaaaataatataaattatacaattaaataatataaaactatctatctctcttctctctaaTTTCTGTCACTACCTCTctgtctctatctctctctctcaaccacaCCCCACCAACAATATGAGGCACCACCACACCAAAACCCATTTTTTAACCACCACCAACCCAACCAGGAACAAAGTAGCAAATCCACCATCACTGCAACCACTGTGACCTAAGAACAAAACACAAGCACCATGACAAGAACAAAACAACCGTGGCCTAGCCACAACCACGACCCACAGCCCCCAATTTCCACCACAAATGCCACCTTGACCACAACCCACGACCTCCTTGGCTTGACCACGAACTACCACACCAAAGCCCATTGTTTCCGCTACAACTACCACTAACCCAACCAAGAACAAAGCCCAGCAAATCCATTATCATAGCAACCACTGTGATCCAAGAACAAAATCACAATTACCTAGACACAACCACGGCTCCACCATGGTTCCTTGATGTCCACGCCTTCACCATAGAAGCCGATCTCCATGCCTCCACCACAAACCGTTGTCTCCATGCTAATTCGAGAGAGAGGAAGGAGAGAGACTGAGACAAAGAGAGTGGGGAGAGAGAGGCTAAGATTATAGAGAGAGGGATGAAGTTTGAGCTGAGAAAAGAGagacttagagagagagagagagagagagagagagaagtaatgaaatataataaaaatgattttacaACTTGCTATAGTATCTTTTAAAAGTACCATCTTATTGTAGCTAAGTTGCAAAAGTTTTTAGAAATAGCAATTGGGATAATGCTTGTTTTTGTTGGCTTGATGGTAAAAAATAGCAGTTTGGGGGTTGCAATGCTAATGTTCTAACTATATAACTATGGATTTGATTGGATAggtttgaaggtttttttttttaatttttttatttaccccTTGTCTCATGTCTAAGACCATCAAGAATTCGTAATTCACTTAACcaccccattttttttttttttttttaatttggaacaTTGGAAACCAATGTATTTAAGAAACTGTCAATACCTATTGTCCCAcgcaaataataatatttcaaataacacCAGAATGACACTCAATCATCCAAACCAAAGGTTTGGCTATCTTGGATGTGTTTCTCAAAGTACGGTTGATCATTATAAACATCATTCTAGTCATTATTagcttaattaaattattttaaaaaatcaccTTTGTAGTTAATGGTCTCTCTCATAGTGGCATCACCCTCAGATTTCTTAGCATTTCACACTCGCCTTCCACTCTCTAGTAGTCTggtctcttctcttcttcttttattgtcttttgtgattttatttattaggttAAAGTGACAACTGGCAACTGATGTGAGTGTtaggcttttattttttactctctttttttaatcaatttgggTTAGGGCTACTAGGATGCTCTATTTActacattttttattagtttgggGTCTTTGAACTCCATTTGGAGGCCCAAAAtaagcacacaaaaaaaaaaaatttaaattttgcttTATAGCACAAGATCTTTAGTATCTCTATGGGATTGTAATTCTATAAGATCTGGATTGAAATCCCAcacaaatttcactttattAGAGATCCTAGTGAGATCCAGAATGTTTTAGGAATGTAGGATCTTAGTATTTTAATATCATAAGGTCTAGATACAGATATTAATAACCATAAACTATACTACTACTATCTATAGGGTTTTCTCCTATTTGGAATGAACATTTTGGTGGTTAAGAAAATACCCCTGCACCCAATGTTTAAGTAAAGACAAAACTTGGGGATAACCcagtaaaaatacatatataactctcacataatttatcttaaaattaaagaGTGACATACTTATTGGCCCTCTtagaattttggaaaaaaaaaacttcaaaccTCAAATAGTTTCACACTTTCAACCCaatgagaaaattttgataggataaattacaaagttagtccctatcctttacaccatatctcaatttggtccttaacctttaaattgtttcaatttggtccctaaccttttcaatgtcatgtcaatttagtccatgCTGTTATCTCTTAGATGGAAAGAGCTGATGTGtcaaatgaaataataaaaaattattttttatatcacaTCAATGGCCAACTGTACtgtcacatcaaattaaaaaaaaatctattgcaAATGTTCACACGGGAGATTAGATTAGGGAAATTTCTAAATCCCTAAATTCCTGTCTCTCATTAGGTTCATCTTCCTCTCCTCCATCACCTTTACTCTCATTCTCACTTTCCCAAAATGCTTTCTTGCTAAAAGCACTTACTTAACTCTTTCAAATGGCCCTTAGTtttgctttctctctctgtgtttatCTCTCTTCTTATATAACACCATCTTCCACAATCTCACTCGCATTAGTATCTCTTTCTCCGATCTTTGTCTCTTTtgagctttttttatttttattttttcaaacaaaCCCATTTATTTCCAACCTTAATCTTATCCATTTCAAAAAGCTGAGAAAGATTGtgattttgaatcttttgatcatttttagCTTCTGGGTGTTATGTGTTGGGCTTTGGATTTTTTAAGTTGAAGTTGATATTGCTGGCTTAAAAAATCCACTCagattattttaaaaacaaaaaacaaaataaaaccatttcAGATGTTCACATGTACAGATTAGTCTATGGAAAATTCTAAATCCTTCCAATCTCTCATCAGATTCACCTCCCTCTATTCTCCTtcccctcccctcccccccccccccctgccCCAACTCTCACGTGagtcaagaatcaagattacaAATTTCATGTGTGAACATTTGAAGTgggtttttctttataaaaaaaaaaaaaaaaaaaattgatgtgggGTAATTGATATggcatgaaaaatatttttttaattattccaTTTGACATATCAGCTTTTTTTATTCAAGGGACAACAGCAAAGACTAAATTAACACGTCACTAGAAAtattaaggactaaattgacacaagtAAAAGGTTAGAGACTAAATTAAGATATGGTGTAAAAGATAGGGaccaactttgtaatttacccattTTGATATAAagaacccaaaatcaaaaatgaaatttggcCATTCATTGAGTTGTTGACCCATAGCTCCTCCAAAATAAGCAACAAAAtacttttaataaattcaaacaaTCACAAAAggataaatagaaaaaataaatccaaatctTTTCTATTCAGGACTCTTAGActtcgtttgggagttcataagggaatggaatggactCGTCATtaaaggaatggaatagaatgaatTTAGtagggaaatgaatggaatggaattaaaaaaatcttgtttggatgtattaaaataaaggaatggaattgAATGAAATGTAAGTAATATTGTTTGGAAGTGACATTggaaagaatggaatggaatgaaattattttataataacattactaTTATACCCCTCATTTTAATGAACATAAATAATGATTCCagtttaaggggaaaaaaatttattgtagctaaaaattaagttatgtatatttctatgttgTAAAGCAATTCACACATGACGCATCAcatatttattttcaacaaaataaacattgtctaaaaaatgcaaacaaatatctttttaaaaaaaactataatgaGTCtagccaaaacaaaacaaaataacaacatAAAGCAAATCTAAAGTTGGCCAAGAAATCCCACACGTTATAATTTTTAGGCTTAGACATCAATGTCAATAGGACACATTTGTGCTCATGATCTGGGCAACCAAAGAACATCTCCTTATACGTTggattttccataaaaaaaatatgtaggtCTTAGTCCTTGATATTAGATCCAAGTCTAATACGCCCAAAGCTACATGAACTTCTGCTCCATATGACTTTGAAAAGCACTTTGCCATAACCTCAATTATCCTATCAATTTCCATTGATACAATATCAAATGACTGGGAAATTACATTCCTAAGTTTATCATCTTCTGCCAgtcttcttttcttgcttttagaAGACATTGCATCTTGTGATGACACTCGAGAACGTACAACATTAATTTCTAGTGACCTCTGATCATCTTCGACTTCAAAATTCTCCAAAGAAACTTCATTTTGAGATACCAAATTATCAATCTCATCAATAGTGGTCGATGCAGCATACCCAGCACGCCTCTCCTTTACAATTTCATCATGATCACCTTTTACTCTATCTTTAGTCCAAAGTTGTGTCATCTTAGAGTAGCTGGGTATAGGTGTTGTCATCCACTTCTTGGCCGTAGGTTTAAACTATTACAAACCAAGAAAAATGGTTATATTACAGATATAATTAtgtaattcaaaattaaactcacaaaaaatggtaatttaCTGCTATGAGTGGCTTGCAAACTTCTGGATCAGTTGTCTATATATTTAGAGAATCATTCCATCCAAAACTACTCAACCCATCTTTAAATATGTCATAGCATTCATGAAAATTCTTCTTCAGTGTCTTTTGTCGATTTTTCACCTTATCCTTATTAATCTCCATGTGAAATTTTTCAACCAACTCTTTCACTATGTCATCATATGCCTTAAAGGTAAAACTTCCATTAACTCTACCACCTATGATCACTTGATGTAAAAAAACATCCActaaaacatcatccataaCACTAATTCATTGTACTTCTTTGCTTGGATCTCCACCATTCTTCTTTGATATCTTACCCATGCTATAATTAATAAGTCAAAAAACACATAGAAAATATTGTTtagatattaatattaattatcaaaagatagagaacaatatcaaaatgaaaagagaaatttgCGTAACATTTAGGTCTAAGTAATTGAAACATAACATAGTCTAAAATgacataataacaataaaccTAAAAGCTATCACATTTGGACATAGTTTTACCACATGGCTAATGCTATAGAATCTCTTATAATATCTCATTGCCTAGCATGCTCATCATCTTTTCTAGGAGATGGGGCCAGACGTTCacaatgaaaatataaaacctTTTCATCAACTTCAGCAATAAGACATTCATCAGGATCGATACCCATTAAATAATTATGAAGTATGCAACATGAAAAAATGA
Coding sequences within:
- the LOC126726174 gene encoding uncharacterized protein LOC126726174, whose amino-acid sequence is MEHMFVSKCLRMHEDIEFKPTAKKWMTTPIPSYSKMTQLWTKDRVKGDHDEIVKERRAGYAASTTIDEIDNLVSQNEVSLENFEVEDDQRSLEINVVRSRVSSQDAMSSKSKKRRLAEDDKLRNVISQSFDIVSMEIDRIIEVMAKCFSKSYGAEVHVALGVLDLDLISRTKTYIFFLWKIQRIRRCSLVAQIMSTNVSY